The stretch of DNA TTCCGGCGTCCGTGCGCGCCAGCGCCCGGTGAGGGCCGAATGGCGTGGGGCAGTGTCTGCCAGCATCCGGGAGCACTATAGCACCAGCGGGCGCCAGGAGCCGGGCGAGGCGCGAAGCGTGCCCGCGGAAGCCACCGCACCAGCCCGGCGAAGGGGGGATTGACGGCGAGCATGCCCGCCAGCGCATCCAGGAAGAGCCACGGCAGGTGCGCTACGCTGCCCGCGACCCCCCGCCCGCGACCCCCGGCTCGTCCCGGATGGGCCGGAGGATGTAGTACGGGCCCGGTCATCTCGGGCGGCGCTTCACAGCCGGTCGATGAAGGCCTCCATCCGCCGCCGCGTCGCCACGTCCGGCAGGCGGCCCTCGGCGGCGCCCAGATTGTCGAGGAGATAGTCGACCCTGGCGATCCCCGGAACGCAGCAGGTGACGGCCGGGTGCGACACGATGTACTTGAGGAAGAACTGGGCCCAGCTCGCGCAGTCGAACTCGCCTGCCCACGGTGGCAGCGCCCGGCCCTGGACGGCCTGGAACAGCCGGCCCCGCCCGAATGGCAGGTTGATCATGACGGCCACTCCGCGGTCAGCCGCCAGCGGGAGGATGGTCGCCGCCGCGTCCCGGCGGTCGAGCGCGTAGTCCACCTGGATGAAGTCGAGCGTCTCGGCGCGCATGGTCCGCTCGAAGTCGGCGTACTGCTTCGGGAACGACGTGGTGATGCCCACGTAGCGGATGCGCCCCGTCTGCTTGAGCGACCGGAGCGTCTGCAGCTGGATCGTCGTGTCGCGCAGGTTGTGGACGGCGATGAGATCGATGCGGGCGGTTCGTAGCCGGCGGAACGAGGCCTCGATCTCCTCGATCCCGGCCTGGCGCCCGGTCGCGCCGACCTTGGTGGCGAGGAAGAGGGACCCGCGCACGCCCAGGTCGGCGACGAGCTCGCCCGCCACCGCCTCGGCGGCGCCGTAGGACGGCGCGGTGTCGATGACCCGGCCGCCTCGCGCCGCGAACCGCCGCAGGACCTCGCGGAGGGTTGCCCGGTCGCTGGACCTCGGCCCCGCCTCCCAACGCCGCGCCGTCCCAATGCCGATCACCGGCACGCGCTCGCCCGTGGAGGGAATCGACCGCTCGATCAGGGACCCCGGCTGGGCCGCGGGTCGGCCATTGGGTAGCAGGCACGCAGCGCCCGCCCCGACCGCGGCTTTGAGCAGATCGCGACGAGCCACGTCCACGCTCGACCTGCCGCTATCTCTGCCCGAAATCCCGGGCCATGGAGCTTGCCACGAACACGATCAGCACAACGATACCCATCTGGATGTGGTTGAGCACGTAGAGGGTGCGGGCGCGCGAGGTATCCGGCGTGCGACCTTGGCGGAGCTGGACGCGCCACCGGATGAAGGTGAGCATCGGCCAGATCTCCAGCGCCACCACGCCCAGGAACAGGGCCAGCT from Candidatus Rokuibacteriota bacterium encodes:
- a CDS encoding aldo/keto reductase, which gives rise to MARRDLLKAAVGAGAACLLPNGRPAAQPGSLIERSIPSTGERVPVIGIGTARRWEAGPRSSDRATLREVLRRFAARGGRVIDTAPSYGAAEAVAGELVADLGVRGSLFLATKVGATGRQAGIEEIEASFRRLRTARIDLIAVHNLRDTTIQLQTLRSLKQTGRIRYVGITTSFPKQYADFERTMRAETLDFIQVDYALDRRDAAATILPLAADRGVAVMINLPFGRGRLFQAVQGRALPPWAGEFDCASWAQFFLKYIVSHPAVTCCVPGIARVDYLLDNLGAAEGRLPDVATRRRMEAFIDRL